The Streptomyces sp. NBC_01255 genome window below encodes:
- a CDS encoding acyl carrier protein, with protein MADVTKPIVDWLRERNPTVGDIPDDLDLIESRLIDSLGFMEFILLLEDLIGRELSLDRIDVNQFRTLRSLTEHFLKG; from the coding sequence ATGGCCGACGTCACCAAGCCGATCGTGGACTGGCTGCGCGAACGCAACCCCACCGTCGGAGACATCCCGGACGACCTCGACCTGATCGAGAGCAGGCTGATCGACTCGCTCGGCTTCATGGAGTTCATCCTGCTGCTGGAGGACCTGATCGGCCGGGAGCTGAGCCTCGACCGGATCGACGTGAACCAGTTCCGTACCCTCCGTTCCCTTACGGAACACTTCCTGAAGGGGTGA
- a CDS encoding MOSC domain-containing protein: MAQASPPPGPGLVASLHLAAHPGEPTFPLAQVRAVTGRGLVGDRNYWAGEGPRPRRRGTGRASGVCAITLIEAESLDALAREHDILLAPAECRRNLVCRDIRLNPLVDHEFRIGTVILRGLRLSEPCARLEQLVRPGLIRGLLHRGGLRAEVVHGGTIRVGDRIHPPPHDAQSPSPSTHAR; encoded by the coding sequence ATGGCACAGGCCTCGCCGCCGCCGGGTCCCGGCCTGGTCGCCTCCCTGCACCTCGCCGCGCACCCCGGTGAGCCGACCTTCCCCCTCGCGCAGGTCCGCGCGGTGACCGGCCGGGGCCTGGTGGGCGACCGCAACTACTGGGCGGGCGAAGGCCCCCGACCTCGCCGCCGGGGGACCGGACGGGCCTCCGGGGTCTGCGCCATCACCCTCATCGAGGCCGAGTCCCTCGACGCCCTTGCCCGCGAACACGACATCCTCCTCGCCCCCGCCGAATGCCGCCGCAACCTGGTCTGCCGCGACATCCGGCTCAACCCGCTGGTGGACCACGAGTTCCGGATCGGGACAGTGATCCTGCGCGGCCTCAGACTCAGCGAACCCTGCGCCCGCCTCGAACAACTCGTCCGCCCCGGCCTGATCCGGGGCCTGCTGCACCGCGGCGGGCTGCGGGCCGAAGTGGTCCACGGCGGGACGATCAGGGTCGGCGACCGGATCCACCCGCCTCCGCACGACGCGCAATCGCCCTCGCCGTCCACCCACGCTCGCTGA
- a CDS encoding sialidase family protein, with the protein MAIEGTDPRRKNSTTPGPSADTPSPQAVERAERAAKALAEAGASVSVRLLEWGFTLRLDPGSVDRLVRPDGTGPMSGFPGLVQDVLAGALPEDLADAVGARLTERAERIRATARGAGCELTSPWAAPTLLAPVALDAPPRETGLWFSVFAPDAGWGAERQFTACYASETPALAVFRGDLYCVYQGRGDDPELWWTAHRADGSWSEDRPFPSHHTLGSPALAVYEDRLYCAHRGGSGTWGMALTSYDGDAWGPDQPVPYAESVYGPALAVFQDALHLAYAEAGQRIMVTTSRDGHTWTTPEPVPGCATTRSPALAVYDGALHLLHGNPKDGAIHWSRLRGETWTSEGALPGHRTRSNIGLAVFDDKLICVHRDPARQRLWWSSYDGTRWSTDAEVPDHSSKYGPALAAYRDRTGTRDQLLCVHRGHGQRLVTATGVVLTDEDPAGLHELDDPDTVTG; encoded by the coding sequence ATGGCGATCGAAGGCACCGACCCCAGGCGGAAGAACAGCACCACACCGGGCCCCAGCGCGGACACCCCGTCGCCCCAGGCCGTGGAACGCGCGGAACGGGCGGCCAAGGCGCTCGCCGAGGCGGGAGCAAGCGTGTCCGTCCGCCTGCTGGAGTGGGGCTTCACCCTCCGCCTCGACCCGGGGTCCGTCGACCGCCTCGTGCGCCCCGACGGCACCGGCCCCATGAGCGGTTTCCCCGGCCTGGTCCAGGACGTGCTCGCCGGAGCCCTGCCCGAGGACCTCGCCGATGCAGTCGGCGCGCGACTGACCGAACGCGCCGAACGGATCCGGGCGACCGCCCGGGGCGCCGGATGCGAGCTGACCTCTCCGTGGGCCGCACCCACACTCCTCGCTCCCGTGGCCCTCGACGCCCCACCCCGCGAGACCGGCCTGTGGTTCAGCGTGTTCGCACCGGACGCAGGCTGGGGAGCCGAGCGACAGTTCACGGCCTGCTACGCCTCCGAGACCCCCGCCCTGGCCGTCTTCCGCGGCGACCTGTACTGCGTCTACCAGGGCCGGGGCGACGACCCCGAGCTGTGGTGGACCGCGCACCGCGCTGACGGCAGCTGGTCCGAGGACCGGCCCTTCCCCTCCCATCACACCCTGGGCAGCCCTGCCCTGGCCGTGTACGAGGACCGGTTGTACTGCGCGCACCGCGGCGGCTCGGGCACCTGGGGCATGGCGCTGACCTCGTACGACGGCGACGCCTGGGGCCCGGACCAGCCGGTCCCGTACGCCGAGAGCGTCTACGGCCCGGCGCTGGCCGTCTTCCAGGACGCCCTCCACCTCGCCTACGCCGAGGCCGGCCAGCGGATCATGGTCACCACCAGCCGGGACGGCCACACCTGGACCACCCCTGAACCCGTCCCCGGCTGTGCCACCACGAGGTCCCCGGCGCTCGCCGTGTACGACGGCGCCCTGCACCTGCTCCACGGCAACCCCAAGGACGGGGCGATCCACTGGAGCCGGCTGCGCGGCGAAACCTGGACCTCCGAGGGCGCGCTGCCCGGGCACCGTACCCGGAGCAACATCGGCCTGGCCGTCTTCGACGACAAGCTGATCTGCGTCCACCGCGACCCCGCTCGCCAGCGGCTGTGGTGGTCCTCCTACGACGGCACGCGGTGGAGCACGGACGCCGAGGTCCCGGACCACAGCAGCAAATACGGCCCTGCCCTGGCCGCGTACCGCGACCGGACCGGCACCCGCGACCAACTCCTGTGCGTCCATCGGGGCCACGGCCAGCGCTTGGTCACTGCTACGGGAGTGGTGCTGACCGACGAGGACCCGGCAGGCCTGCACGAGCTCGACGATCCGGACACGGTCACCGGCTGA
- a CDS encoding diiron oxygenase produces MTSMRPQAAPPGTTAATTTTAAGPDDTEFRALLDRLSDKATADYYNPFTTFDWPPAIPTDGLWMSPELLSVHGTELMDELSPAQLRALSRWESVNFYSLNVHGIRELLIEVTRRIHTPGFELPSEFFHHFVGEENDHMWFFATFCLKYADKIYPDKSVKLPEAPRDPDIENFLVFARILIFEQIVDHYNVHLAADDRLHPTIRHINRLHHQDESRHIAFGCRLVHLLWERLLRSGLDDAARHDLRAYLDRYLAISIGSFYSPAVYRDAGLPGGYALRSRLLAHPARQVAHTRVLHKTTGFLRRIGVFDA; encoded by the coding sequence GACGGCCGCCACCACCACCACGGCCGCAGGCCCCGACGACACCGAGTTCAGGGCCTTGCTCGACCGGCTCTCCGACAAGGCCACCGCGGACTACTACAACCCGTTCACCACCTTCGACTGGCCGCCCGCGATCCCCACCGACGGCCTGTGGATGTCCCCCGAACTGCTCTCCGTCCACGGCACGGAGCTCATGGACGAGCTGAGCCCCGCCCAGCTCCGGGCCCTGAGCAGGTGGGAGAGCGTCAACTTCTACAGCCTCAACGTGCACGGCATCCGCGAGCTGCTCATCGAGGTCACCCGGCGCATCCACACGCCCGGTTTCGAGCTGCCCTCCGAGTTCTTCCACCACTTCGTCGGTGAGGAGAACGATCACATGTGGTTCTTCGCCACCTTCTGCCTCAAGTACGCCGACAAGATCTACCCCGACAAGTCGGTCAAGCTGCCCGAGGCCCCGCGCGACCCGGACATCGAGAACTTCCTCGTCTTCGCCCGGATCCTGATCTTCGAGCAGATCGTCGACCACTACAACGTCCACCTGGCCGCCGACGACCGGCTGCACCCGACCATCCGGCACATCAACCGGCTGCACCACCAGGACGAGTCCCGGCACATCGCCTTCGGCTGCCGCCTGGTGCACCTGCTGTGGGAGCGCCTCCTCCGCAGCGGCCTCGACGACGCGGCCCGGCACGACCTGCGCGCCTACCTCGACCGCTACCTCGCCATCAGCATCGGGTCCTTCTACAGTCCCGCCGTCTACCGTGACGCCGGCCTCCCCGGCGGATACGCCCTGCGTAGCCGGCTGCTCGCCCACCCGGCGCGGCAGGTCGCCCACACCAGGGTCCTCCACAAGACGACCGGTTTCCTTCGCCGGATCGGGGTGTTCGATGCCTGA
- a CDS encoding NAD(P)H-dependent flavin oxidoreductase translates to MTRLAALLGLELPLLQAGMGAVAGPGLCAEVSRAGAGGTLALYKEPPARAARLVREVAAATGGRPFGVNVVPEVTGPDRCLEQLRAVLPELPRNGFVTAFGLPADDAAHAVRAAGRPLVVQVGTSADADTALARGAAVLVLQGTEAGGHLLGEQPAASLLATVRARHPHAVLAVAGGIATGGDLADAVARGADGATAGTLFVPATESAAHPEFKRRVVEAVAEDTLVTSLFEIGWPHRPHRVLRNSLTTATERAPAAFIATARVDGRPYPVPRYSAAAPGAATTGRIEEMAMYCGRSCTRVTTTHPAAATVARIRQEYEDALVLRAGSHTSTPPAPHRIQET, encoded by the coding sequence GTGACCCGGCTCGCCGCCCTGCTCGGGCTCGAACTGCCCCTTCTGCAGGCCGGTATGGGGGCCGTCGCCGGTCCCGGCCTGTGCGCCGAAGTGTCCCGGGCCGGAGCGGGCGGCACCCTCGCCCTGTACAAGGAACCACCCGCGCGGGCGGCCCGACTGGTCCGGGAGGTGGCGGCCGCCACCGGGGGCCGCCCCTTCGGGGTGAACGTCGTCCCCGAGGTCACCGGACCGGACCGCTGCCTGGAGCAGCTCCGGGCCGTCCTGCCCGAGCTTCCCCGCAACGGCTTCGTCACCGCCTTCGGGCTTCCCGCCGACGACGCGGCCCACGCCGTGCGGGCCGCCGGGCGCCCGCTGGTGGTCCAGGTCGGCACCTCCGCCGACGCCGACACCGCCCTCGCACGGGGAGCGGCCGTTCTGGTCCTCCAGGGCACCGAGGCCGGCGGCCACCTGCTCGGCGAGCAGCCTGCGGCCTCCCTGCTGGCCACTGTCCGGGCCCGCCACCCGCACGCCGTCCTCGCCGTCGCCGGCGGGATCGCCACCGGCGGGGACCTCGCCGACGCGGTGGCCCGCGGCGCGGACGGCGCCACGGCCGGAACCCTGTTCGTACCGGCCACGGAATCCGCCGCGCACCCGGAGTTCAAGCGGCGCGTGGTCGAGGCGGTGGCCGAGGACACCCTCGTCACCTCCCTCTTCGAGATCGGCTGGCCGCACCGCCCGCACCGCGTCCTGCGCAACTCCCTCACCACCGCCACGGAGCGCGCCCCAGCCGCCTTCATCGCCACCGCCCGGGTGGACGGCCGGCCGTACCCGGTACCGCGCTACAGCGCGGCGGCCCCGGGCGCCGCCACCACCGGGCGCATCGAGGAGATGGCCATGTACTGCGGCCGGTCCTGCACCCGAGTCACCACCACGCACCCGGCCGCCGCCACCGTCGCCCGGATTCGCCAGGAGTACGAGGACGCCCTCGTCCTCCGCGCCGGCTCGCACACGAGCACGCCCCCAGCGCCTCATCGGATCCAGGAGACATGA
- a CDS encoding three-helix bundle dimerization domain-containing protein — translation MPEESDDAVALRHVTERLLEVFPGLDPGIVRDAVDTAYADLRYARVRTYLPVLMERRAHDLLSAADQE, via the coding sequence ATGCCGGAGGAATCCGATGATGCCGTCGCTCTCCGGCACGTTACGGAGCGACTTCTGGAAGTGTTCCCCGGCCTGGATCCCGGCATCGTCCGGGACGCGGTCGACACCGCCTACGCGGACCTCCGGTACGCCCGCGTGCGTACGTACCTTCCCGTCCTGATGGAACGGCGCGCCCACGACCTGCTCTCGGCGGCAGACCAGGAGTAA